From the genome of Acidaminococcus sp.:
CCCCGCTTATACCCCACAGTGCTGCATTTTTTTCTCCTGAAGCAGCAGATGGCGGAAAAGGAAAATGCAGATAACCACAGAAACGAGGGAGCCTACGGAAGTCGCAAGTCCCATAGGGAGCAAGTTATCAGGGAAATTGACAGAGGCCCAGTAAACAAGGGGCACTCGGGCACAGGCAATGGCCGTAATATTATGAATGAAGGAATAAATCGATTTGCCGCAGGCACAGAAATAACCGCTGAAGCTGAAATGGATGCCGGCAAACAAACAGTCAAGAATATAGCCTTTAAGATAAGGACCGCCTGCCGCAACAACAGACTCATCACCTGTAAAGAGTCCCACAAAACCATAGGCGGCAAACTGCATCAAGACAATCATGACAGCACCAAAACCAATGGCAATCTTGATGGCATCGTAGAGAAATTCCCGGGCACGCTCCGGTTTGCCGGCTCCGATATTCTGGGCTCCCAGGGCAGAAACGGTCGAAAGCAGTGAAGACGGAACAAGAAAGATGAAGCTGATGATTTTTTCTACAATCCCGACAGCAGCCGCGTCCGTTACACCACGCTGATTGGCAATCATGGTAATAATCAGAAAAGAAATTTGGATGAGCCCATCCTGCACGGAAATCGGCACACCAATCTTTAAAATATCCCGCATGATGCTTCCATCGAAGTGAAAATCATGCCGAGACACAGAGATGCCGATATTATGGGAAGTCATCACAAATAGTGAAATGGCTACACTGAAAATCTGAGCCAGCGTCGTACCGAGTGCAGCTCCGCTGGGTCCCATGTGGAAAGCTCCCATAAAGAGGAAATCCAGAAGGATATTAACAATACAGGCAATGGCAATAAAGTATGTCGGCGTTCTTGAGTTGCCCAATCCGCGAAAAATAGAACTTACCAGGTTATATGCTGTAATAAAAGGAATTCCAAGAAAACAAATGAAAAGATAATCCGTAGTTCCCTTTACTGCTTCCGGCGGCGTCGCCATCACTCCGACAATCCGGTCAATTTGATGTATCAACAAAATTGCCAGCACTATGGAAAGTCCCATAAAAAGCAGCACTGTATTGCCGGTGACACGCGCAGCCCGTTCCTTATTTCCGGCGCCGACAGACTGAGCAATGGATACAGTCGTCCCCATAGCGAGACCTACGAGCATAACCGTGAGCATATGCATAATCTGGCTTCCGACGGCTACGGCCGTAATACTTGCCGGCCCTTCGAACTGCCCGATGATAAAAAGATCGGCCATCCCATAAAGGGTCTGTAAAAAATAAGAAATTAAATAGGGAACGGAAAAAGCAATAATGCTTTTCCAGACGTTCCCTGTAGTAATTGCATTCGGCATTCTATCAACCCATCCTGCTATCATAAAATTTTCAATAAAAGCGATTCCATTATATCAAAATCAGCGATGATGGTAAATCAGAAGGCGTTAAGTGATGAGTTGCAAAAAAGAGGCTGCAGAGAAAGTGACTATTCACCACTCCACAACCTCTCAAAGATTTTTACCTAATTTAGTGACACAGCTTTACTACATATTAATGGTGGAACAGTCTGCGGCCCGTCATGCACATGACAATGCCATATTTATCAGCTGTTTCGATAACCTGCGCATCACGAATGGATCCACCGGCCTGAGCAACGTACTTCACACCGCTACGGTGAGCGCGTTCAATATTGTCGCCGAACGGGAAGAAAGCATCAGAACCCAGAGCCACGTTCGTATTCTTGGCAATCCATGCTTTCCGTTCTTCGCGGGTCATCGGTTCCGGTTTTTCCGTAAAGATCGTCTGCCAGATACCATCGGCCAGTACGTCTTCATAATCATCGGACAGATATACATCAATCGTATTGTCACGAACCGGTTTCGGCGTATCCGGCTTAAAAGGCAGGTTCAGAGCCTTCGGAGACTGACGCAGCCACCACTTGTCTGCCTTATCCCCGGCAAGGCGCGTGCAGTGTACACGGGACTGCTGACCGGCGCCGACACCAATGGTCTGACCATCCTTGACATAGCAGACAGAGTTGGACTGAGTATATTTCAGCGCAATGAGGGCAATCAGCAGATCGCGTTTAGCAGCGTCCGTCAGTTCCTTATTTTGGGTAGGAATATTTTTGAGGCAGTCTGCCGTAATCGGATCCTGGTTGCGGCGCTGAGAGAAAGTCACACCAAATACTTCCTTGGTCTCAATTTCAGCCGGTACATAATTCGGATCGATTTGAATGACGTTGTAATTGCCCTTTTTCTTTGTCTTCAGGATAGCCAGTGCTTTATCTGTATATCCCGGAGCAATAACACCGTCGGAAACTTCATGTTTCAGGACTTTTGCGGTAGATTCATCACAAATATCTGACAGGGCAACGAAATCACCGAAGGAAGACATCCTGTCGGCACCGCGGGCACGGGCATACGCAGAAGCCAGCGGAGAAAGTTCATACCCTTCCAGGTGATAAACCTTCTTCATCGTATCATCAAGCGGAGAAGCGACAGCGGCTCCGGCCGGAGAAACGTGTTTAAAAGAAGCTGCTGCCGGCAGGCCCGTAGCTTCTTTCAGTTCCTTCACAAGCTGCCAGCTGTTCAGGGCATCCAGGAAGTTAATATAACCGGGTCTCCCATTCAACACCGTCACAGGCAGTTCACTGCCGTCACGCATATAAATGGATGCAGGCAGTTGGTTCGGATTGCAGCCGTACTTCAGCTTAATTTCTTTCATAACGTTTTCCTCCCTTAATAAAGAAAAGGACCGGCCTCGGGCCCCTTTCGCCCAGACGGTCGGCTAACTTCAGCCATGCTCCCTGTGGGTGCATCCCACTTCCGTCAGTTACATGACCTGATATGAAAATTATAATATGCACGGCGAAAAGTGTCAAACAATCAGGAATAACAGTGGTTAGTGGACAGTGATTAGTACACTCGTGCGGGCAGATTGTGAAGATGAACCCAACGCAGATAGCAGATGGCAGTCAGCAGTTAGCTGCATTTGGCTAAAAGGCGCATTTAGCTTCTGGCATATGGCTTTTAACCTTGCCTTCGGCAGAGTAGTACGGCGCCTATGGCCGGAAGGGAAAAGAAAGCGCATTTGGTTTTCAGCGCGTGGCTATTAGCCTAATCTGCAGCTTTTCCTCTTGCCTCTCTCTCCTATCGGCGTTATGCTATTGGAAGTAATTTAAATTTAAAGTTTACTTCTTAATTATTGAAAGGAAGTTTTATATCCTATGGAAATTTGTAAGTTGTGCCCCCATGAATGCGGAGTTCAGCGTCCGCTGCACAAAGGGGAAGATGGGCAATATGGCATCTGCCGCAGTCCGATGATGCCCCAGGCCGCCCGTGCTGCCCTGCATATGTGGGAGGAACCCTGCCTCAGCGGCAACAAAGGCAGCGGTGCCGTATTCTTTTCCGGCTGCACGCTGCATTGCGTTTTCTGCCAAAATAGTGAAATCAGTACAGAAAATACCGGCTGGGAAGTCACGCCGGACCGTTTAAAAGAAATTTACGCTGATTTAATCCGCCAGGGAGCCCTCAATATTGACCTCATCACAGCCACGCAGTATCTTCCGCTCATTCTGGAATCCCTTGATAAACGCCTCCCCGTTCCTGTCGTTTATAATACCGGTGGTTACGAAAAGGTCGAAACGCTTCGCCTCCTGCAAGGCAAAGTCCAGATTTATCTGCCCGATTTGAAGTATACTGACGACGCGCTTGCCAAGCGCTACAGCGGCGCCCCGGACTATTTTGTAGTCGCTTCCAAAGCGATCCGTGAAATGTTTCGCCAGGTAGGTCCCTATAAGCTTGATAAAAACGGCATCATGAAAAAAGGCGTAATTATACGCCATTTGATTCTCCCCGGTCACACAGATGACAGTAAACGGGTCATTGACTGGGTGGCCCATACGTTCAAGCAGGGAGATGTCATGTTCAGCCTCATGCGCCAGTACATTCCCTGCGGCCGCGCTGCGGAGTATCCTGAAATTAATCGAACACTCACGGACGAGGAGTATAATGAAGTCGAATCCTACCTCTTCGAAAGCTCCATTGAAGACGGCTTTGTCCAGGAAGAGCCCTCCGCAGACAGCAAATTTATCCCGGCCTTTGACGGAACCGGAATTTTAAAGGAAAAAAAGCAATAACTGTCTTTACAAAGTTTTGATACCCATAAAAAAACGACCATCCTCATGGGTGGTCGTTTCTTTGTGTTCAATTAGAGAGCAGCTTTAGCAGTTTCAACGAGCTTTGCAAAAGCAGGAGCATCGTTGACAGCCATGTCAGCCAGGACCTTACGATCCAGTTCAACACCAGCCTTGTTCAGGCCGCAGATGAAACGGCTGTAGCTCAGGCCGTTAGCGCGGGTTGCAGCATTGATACGAGCAATCCAGAGCTGACGGAATTCGCGCTTCTTAGCTCTTCTGTCACGACGAGCATACATCAGGCCCTTCATGACGGTTTCGTTAGCTTTTCTGAACAGCTTGCTCTTGGAACCTCTGTAGCCGGCAGCCAGCTTCAGAATGTGTTTATGACGTCTATGAGCAGTTACACCAACTTTAATTCTAGCCATTGTTTATATCCTCCTTAACTTTCTTCGTGCGCTTATGCGTAAGGCAGCATCTTTGCTACGCGTTCATGGTCCGTCTTGTGAACCAGAGCAGCTTTGCGCAGGTTTCTCTTACGAGTAGGAGACTTGTGCTCCAGGATATGGCTTCTAAAAGCTTTAGCGCGTTTAAATTCACCAGAAGCAGTTGCTTTAAAACGTTTAGCAGCAGATCTGCGGGTTTTCATCTTAGGCATAATTGGACATCCTCCTTATTATTTGGAACTCTTGGGAGCAACAATCATGACCATGTTGCGGCCTTCGAGTTTCGGCTTTCTTTCGACAACTGCAATATCCTGCAGCTGCTCGGCCATTTTATTCAGCAATTCTTCTCCCAGTTCAGGATGGGAAAGTTCCCGGCCGCGGAACATAATCGTTGCTTTGACCTTGTCACCGCTTTCGAGGAAACGAATAGCGTTCTTGGTCTTCACATCAAAGTCGTGCTGTTCAATACGAATGCGCAGCTTGACTTCCTTGACGTCGATAACTCTCTGACGTTTACGGGCTTCCTTTTCTCTTTTCTGCTGTTCATACTGGTATTTGCCATAGTCCATGATACGGCAGACTGGCGGCTTTGCCTTCGGGGCAATTTCAACCAGATCCAGATGACGGTCAGCAGCGAGGTCCAGAGCCTCGGCAATCGGCATGATACCGAATTGTTCACCGTCTGCAGAATTGACGCGGACTTCCCTTGCACGGATTTCCTGGTTAATCCGTAATTCACCTTTCGCTATGACTGTTCACCTCCGAACAAAACATCACGCCCGACATAAGAAAAACGGGCGAACCGAAGTCCACCCGTTCACTGACGATATCAATGACCCTGTCGAGCATGGCCGCAAGGTGAGAAGCAGGTGGCTTCTACTTTGGTTACTCGAATATATTACTACAAGGCAGCTGATATGTCAACTTATTTTATTTCTTTTCCTTGATTTCTTTCTGCAGTTTTGCAATGAATTCGTCGGCCGGCATAGCACCGATTTCACCTTCACTGCGGCTGCGAACGGAAACCGTACCATCGTTGACTTCCTTTTCACCGATGATGAGCATATACGGAACCTTCTTGACCTGTGCTTCACGAATCTTGTAACCGATCTTTTCATTGCGGTCGTCCAGATGAACACGGATGTTCTGAGCATCCATCTTGTCCACAATGGATTTTGCATAGTCGTTGAATTTATCGGTAATCGGCATCACACGAACTTGTTCAGGAGCCAGCCATACAGGGAATGCACCGGCATAGTGTTCGGTCAGGATACCGATGAAACGTTCAATGGATCCGTAAACAACACGGTGAATCATGACAGGACGATGCTTCTGGCCATCTTCGCCCGTATAGGTCAGGTTGAATTTTTCAGGCAGCAGCATATCGAGCTGAATGGTACCGCACTGCCAGGTACGGCCGATGGAGTCCTTCAGATGGAAGTCAATCTTCGGGCCGTAGAAAGCGCCGTCGCCTTCGTTAATTACATAATCCAGGCCGAAGTCTTCCATAGCTTTTCTCAGGCCGTTCGTAGCCAGTTCCCAGGTAGCGTCATCGCCCATGGAGTTTTCCGGACGAGTCGACAATTCCGCATGATAACTCAGGCCGAAGGTTGCATAGACTTCGTCGAAGAGGCGAATGGTCTCCTGAATGACGTCTTCAATCTGATCCGGAGTCATGAAGATATGGGCATCATCCTGAGTGAAGCAGCGAACACGGAACAGGCCGTGCAGAGCGCCGGAGAGTTCATGTCTGTGAACCAGACCGAGTTCGCCGACACGCAGCGGCAGGTCACGATAAGAATGCGGTTCGTTAGCATAGACCAGCATTCCGCCTGGGCAGTTCATCGGTTTGATGGCATAGTCTTCATTGTCAATCTTGGTAAAGTACATATTTTCTTTGTAGTGATCCCAGTGACCGGACATTTCCCACAGCTGGCGGTTCATAATCATCGGGGTCATGACTTCGTAATAACCGTATTTCTTATGGACTTGACGCCAGTAATCAATCAGGGTATTGCGGAGAATCATGCCGTTCGGCAGGAAGAACGGGAAGCCGGGGCCGTAATCGCTGAGCATGAACAAGCCGAGCTGTTTGCCGAGTTTACGGTGATCGCGCTTTTCAGCTTCTTCCATCATGTGCAGGTAAGCATCCAGGTCTTCCTGGGAAGCAAAAGCAGTGCCGTAGATACGCTGCAGCATCTTGTTGTGTTCATCACCACGCCAGTAAGCACCGGCAATGCTCATCAGTTTGAAAGCCTTGACACGGCCCGTGGACGGGCAGTGAGGACCCGCGCACAGATCGGTAAAGTCGCCCTGAGTATAGGTGCTGATGACCGCATCTTCCGGCAGGTCTTCAATCAGTTCCACCTTGTACGGTTCGTCGGCTTTCTTGAACATATCCAAAGCTTCCTGTCTCGGCAGTTCCTTGCGAACCAGCGGATAGTTGGCTTTGATGATTTTGTGCATTTCTTTTTCGATAGCTTTCAGGTCATCCGGAGTGAAGACATGGTCACTGTCAAGGTCATAATAGAACCCCTTTTCGATAGCAGGGCCAATGGCAAATTTGGTGCCCGGGAAAAGGTGTTTAATAGCCTGTGCCATCACGTGGGAAGCCGTATGGCGGATAGCATGCAGCCCCTCTTCGGAATCCGGGGTAATAAATTCTACAGAGGCATCCTTATCAAGAGTATCGGAAAGATCCTTATTGACACCATCTACTTTAGCCAGAAGAGCAGTCTTCCCAAGTTTCTGGTTCAGACTCTTGGCCAGGTCTTTTAAAGAAATCCCTTGTTCCACTTCTCTTTGGCTGCCGTCCGGCAACGACACTTTAATCATTGACATAGAAAACATCCTCCTTTAGATGATTGCCAGGGAAAATAAAAAAGGCCCGTCCCACATAGGGACGGGCTCATGCTCGCGGTTCC
Proteins encoded in this window:
- a CDS encoding MATE family efflux transporter; amino-acid sequence: MPNAITTGNVWKSIIAFSVPYLISYFLQTLYGMADLFIIGQFEGPASITAVAVGSQIMHMLTVMLVGLAMGTTVSIAQSVGAGNKERAARVTGNTVLLFMGLSIVLAILLIHQIDRIVGVMATPPEAVKGTTDYLFICFLGIPFITAYNLVSSIFRGLGNSRTPTYFIAIACIVNILLDFLFMGAFHMGPSGAALGTTLAQIFSVAISLFVMTSHNIGISVSRHDFHFDGSIMRDILKIGVPISVQDGLIQISFLIITMIANQRGVTDAAAVGIVEKIISFIFLVPSSLLSTVSALGAQNIGAGKPERAREFLYDAIKIAIGFGAVMIVLMQFAAYGFVGLFTGDESVVAAGGPYLKGYILDCLFAGIHFSFSGYFCACGKSIYSFIHNITAIACARVPLVYWASVNFPDNLLPMGLATSVGSLVSVVICIFLFRHLLLQEKKMQHCGV
- a CDS encoding phosphoribosylaminoimidazolecarboxamide formyltransferase, which encodes MKEIKLKYGCNPNQLPASIYMRDGSELPVTVLNGRPGYINFLDALNSWQLVKELKEATGLPAAASFKHVSPAGAAVASPLDDTMKKVYHLEGYELSPLASAYARARGADRMSSFGDFVALSDICDESTAKVLKHEVSDGVIAPGYTDKALAILKTKKKGNYNVIQIDPNYVPAEIETKEVFGVTFSQRRNQDPITADCLKNIPTQNKELTDAAKRDLLIALIALKYTQSNSVCYVKDGQTIGVGAGQQSRVHCTRLAGDKADKWWLRQSPKALNLPFKPDTPKPVRDNTIDVYLSDDYEDVLADGIWQTIFTEKPEPMTREERKAWIAKNTNVALGSDAFFPFGDNIERAHRSGVKYVAQAGGSIRDAQVIETADKYGIVMCMTGRRLFHH
- a CDS encoding 4Fe-4S cluster-binding domain-containing protein, giving the protein MEICKLCPHECGVQRPLHKGEDGQYGICRSPMMPQAARAALHMWEEPCLSGNKGSGAVFFSGCTLHCVFCQNSEISTENTGWEVTPDRLKEIYADLIRQGALNIDLITATQYLPLILESLDKRLPVPVVYNTGGYEKVETLRLLQGKVQIYLPDLKYTDDALAKRYSGAPDYFVVASKAIREMFRQVGPYKLDKNGIMKKGVIIRHLILPGHTDDSKRVIDWVAHTFKQGDVMFSLMRQYIPCGRAAEYPEINRTLTDEEYNEVESYLFESSIEDGFVQEEPSADSKFIPAFDGTGILKEKKQ
- the rplT gene encoding 50S ribosomal protein L20, producing MARIKVGVTAHRRHKHILKLAAGYRGSKSKLFRKANETVMKGLMYARRDRRAKKREFRQLWIARINAATRANGLSYSRFICGLNKAGVELDRKVLADMAVNDAPAFAKLVETAKAAL
- the rpmI gene encoding 50S ribosomal protein L35; translation: MPKMKTRRSAAKRFKATASGEFKRAKAFRSHILEHKSPTRKRNLRKAALVHKTDHERVAKMLPYA
- the infC gene encoding translation initiation factor IF-3 is translated as MAKGELRINQEIRAREVRVNSADGEQFGIMPIAEALDLAADRHLDLVEIAPKAKPPVCRIMDYGKYQYEQQKREKEARKRQRVIDVKEVKLRIRIEQHDFDVKTKNAIRFLESGDKVKATIMFRGRELSHPELGEELLNKMAEQLQDIAVVERKPKLEGRNMVMIVAPKSSK
- the thrS gene encoding threonine--tRNA ligase, with amino-acid sequence MSMIKVSLPDGSQREVEQGISLKDLAKSLNQKLGKTALLAKVDGVNKDLSDTLDKDASVEFITPDSEEGLHAIRHTASHVMAQAIKHLFPGTKFAIGPAIEKGFYYDLDSDHVFTPDDLKAIEKEMHKIIKANYPLVRKELPRQEALDMFKKADEPYKVELIEDLPEDAVISTYTQGDFTDLCAGPHCPSTGRVKAFKLMSIAGAYWRGDEHNKMLQRIYGTAFASQEDLDAYLHMMEEAEKRDHRKLGKQLGLFMLSDYGPGFPFFLPNGMILRNTLIDYWRQVHKKYGYYEVMTPMIMNRQLWEMSGHWDHYKENMYFTKIDNEDYAIKPMNCPGGMLVYANEPHSYRDLPLRVGELGLVHRHELSGALHGLFRVRCFTQDDAHIFMTPDQIEDVIQETIRLFDEVYATFGLSYHAELSTRPENSMGDDATWELATNGLRKAMEDFGLDYVINEGDGAFYGPKIDFHLKDSIGRTWQCGTIQLDMLLPEKFNLTYTGEDGQKHRPVMIHRVVYGSIERFIGILTEHYAGAFPVWLAPEQVRVMPITDKFNDYAKSIVDKMDAQNIRVHLDDRNEKIGYKIREAQVKKVPYMLIIGEKEVNDGTVSVRSRSEGEIGAMPADEFIAKLQKEIKEKK